A window of the Sabethes cyaneus chromosome 1, idSabCyanKW18_F2, whole genome shotgun sequence genome harbors these coding sequences:
- the LOC128733544 gene encoding probable rRNA-processing protein EBP2 homolog: MTDFDTRADDSDSSYVSYDEDDELREALAKGLLKPGLNVLAKDTHQPVNNPIKLRSALESIILKAPWIERMDLVNDLAPLTPELAIQIEKHEQKRENQFKGNKKIPYVAPEVDPVLNDFKREILFHRQAQAAVVEGIKRLHDLGVATKRPDDYFAEMAKTDEHMQRVRKVLLDKQEGIAKSERTRQLREQRRIGKLIQRQATEKRDEQRRKTLNDIKKFRKGKLSNLDFLDDDEEAPAGGKKKKGSGRGAPSKRQVNPKRQAKNAKFGFGGRKKGSKRNTKESFLADGRKKKAGPGGGGGKQQRLGKSRRAQAKGKRK, translated from the exons ATGACTGATTTCGATACGCGTGCTGATGACTCTGATTCCAGTTATGTGTCCTACGACGAGGATGATGAG CTTCGTGAAGCACTCGCCAAAGGTCTCCTAAAGCCGGGATTGAATGTCCTAGCCAAGGACACacaccaacccgtaaacaatcCGATCAAATTGAGATCGGCCTTGGAATCTATCATTCTCAAAGCTCCGTGGATTGAACGAATGGATTTGGTTAACGATTTGGCCCCCCTTACGCCGGAGCTTGCCATACAGATAGAAAAACATGAACAGAAACGGGAAAATCAattcaaaggaaataaaaagaTTCCCTACGTAGCACCTGAAGTAGACCCGGTGCTGAATGATTTCAAGCGAGAAATTTTATTCCATCGGCAAGCTCAAGCGGCGGTTGTGGAAGGTATCAAACGACTGCACGACTTGGGTGTAGCCACCAAACGTCCCGATGACTACTTCGCCGAAATGGCCAAAACAGATGAGCACATGCAACGGGTCCGGAAGGTTTTGCTCGACAAGCAGGAGGGTATTGCCAAATCCGAACGAACCAGACAACTTCGTGAGCAACGTCGAATCGGAAAGCTAATCCAACGACAAGCGACCGAAAAGCGCGACGAACAGCGCCGTAAAACGCTTAATGACATTAAAAAATTCCGCAAAGGTAAACTGTCTAATTTGGATTTCTTGGACGATGACGAGGAAGCACCCGCGggtggaaagaagaaaaaaggttCAGGCCGAGGAGCACCCTCCAAGCGTCAAGTGAATCCTAAGCGACAAGCTAAGAATGCTAAGTTTGGCTTCGGCGGCAGGAAGAAAGGTTCGAAGAGGAATACTAAAGAATCGTTCCTTGCTGATGGGCGCAAGAAGAAAGCTGGTCCCGGCGGTGGCGGTGGAAAGCAGCAGCGGCTCGGTAAAAGCAGACGAGCTCAGGCTAAAGGTAAGAGGAAATGA